One Kryptolebias marmoratus isolate JLee-2015 linkage group LG21, ASM164957v2, whole genome shotgun sequence DNA segment encodes these proteins:
- the LOC108230444 gene encoding LIM domain-containing protein isoform X5 → MCRACDAAEVSPVVARNGHISLSCCEVTMEWDWDMRRTQSLKSIPSSSDKLTWTDGGLRDKATSVSQLVARYQTAVKNSTLRRSAPVETGQGKTKNVLNEMTSSPLQTRESHLESLMRRNKEREQTRGKTNLSRSKSMGSLQTGSGSIEALRAVFESKSPAQKKVRRSFKTTNVTLSPTADVPMMNGEAEDVQRAAEEKKIPTGNKARKEANEDYVAQKVENQTQMEKRKTIAGIDFEKIAASEAYEKRRTISDFRDSSFIQTKEILSVSVKAMSALYMSKVATQDSTNSISKEQDQTCEFQKREKLSKFQPACRETCSACLKPVYQMEKIAADKYIFHKSCFCCKKCKKKLRN, encoded by the exons ATGTGCAGGGCTTGTGATGCAGCGGAAGTGTCTCCAGTCGTCGCAAGGAACGGACACATCT CTTTGTCCTGCTGTGAGGTGACCATGGAGTGGGACTGGGACATGAGGCGCACCCAGTCACTGAAGAGCATCCCGTCATCAAGTGACAAGCTCACCTGGACAGATGGAGGACTCCGGGACAAGGCAACATCTGTGTCCCAGTTAGTGGCCAG GTATCAGACTGCTGTGAAAAACAGCACATTACGCCGATCCGCTCCAGTAGAAACAGGCCAAGGAAAGACAAAGAACGTGTTAAATGAG ATGACATCCTCTCCTCTGCAAACTCGAGAGTCCCACCTGGAGTCTCTGATGAGGAGAAACAAAGAGAGGGAACAAACTCGGGGCAAAACCAATTTGTCCCGCAGTAAATCAATGGGCAGCCTTCAAACCGGCTCCGGGTCCATCGAGGCCCTCAGGGctgtgtttgagtcaaaatcGCCAGCACAAAAGAAAGTAAGGCGCAGCTTTAAAACTACTAATGTAACATTAAGTCCCACCGCAGACGTACCGATGATGAATGGAGAGGCTGAGGATGTgcagagagctgcagaggagaagaaaataCCCACAGGAAATAAGGCTAGAAAGGAGGCAAATGAGGATTATGTGGCTCAAAAG GTGGAGAATCAGACCCAAATGGAGAAGAGGAAAACAATAGCGGGTATCGATTTTGAAAAGATAGCAGCATCTGAAGCCT ATGAAAAGAGGAGGACAATTTCAGACTTCAGGGACAGCTCCTTCATCCAAACCAAAGAGATCCTGTCTGTGTCGGTCAAAGCCATGTCTGCTCTCTACATGTCAAAAGTCGCAACTCAGGACTCCACAAACAGTATTTCCAAG GAACAAGATCAGACATGTGAAtttcagaaaagagaaaaactcaGCAAG TTTCAACCAGCCTGCCGAGAGACGTGCTCGGCCTGTCTGAAGCCAGTTTATCAGATGGAAAAAATTGCTGCagacaaatacattttccaCAAAAGTTGCTTCTGCTGTAAAAAGTGCAAGAAAAAATTAAG AAATTAG
- the LOC108230444 gene encoding LIM domain-containing protein isoform X1: MCRACDAAEVSPVVARNGHISLSCCEVTMEWDWDMRRTQSLKSIPSSSDKLTWTDGGLRDKATSVSQLVARYQTAVKNSTLRRSAPVETGQGKTKNVLNEMTSSPLQTRESHLESLMRRNKEREQTRGKTNLSRSKSMGSLQTGSGSIEALRAVFESKSPAQKKVRRSFKTTNVTLSPTADVPMMNGEAEDVQRAAEEKKIPTGNKARKEANEDYVAQKVENQTQMEKRKTIAGIDFEKIAASEAYEKRRTISDFRDSSFIQTKEILSVSVKAMSALYMSKVATQDSTNSISKEQDQTCEFQKREKLSKMEEDSQQKTIDHLPPQPERHETVPEDISGEHPQQSQLSKQMLYQQRQKNELRRLLKHTQPELKTLDDVVDEEFAEVLSSETATADDMTGYEGEVLSRRLIFESRGSSGNMSPYTAKIHMAPGAKGKCDCSKILTVSESSKDEPLVQCVSEIIENDNSSDLRPDFTKDVEEEVIRVDIKATRSIFESQSRPNPDGIQGNVSNERKTVQKPNKVSEISCKENIHDNTKNTNSNLEVQCGHVGQRAELDFSGRDKFHRDEPLFEDDFTSSDSESHSEKIKTSASLFQNNPFISTNIEREHSYGHTSILPNENSAAGEDYLTANVKNRTHLFESMPFDKIMRQNRDEIEMMVEIIKETLNFLYQVKAIQSAGVIIEVNDTMFAKKAKFTLTERGPEIKYDEVAEGGAQNFILQLLPRVNLKPQITYLKEDSKGSMKATVVDVLVHHRQVNTKKDTEFKTANVVQLVEDILNQDNSLRKGVIIQEDVNNSAEVIVYSLYKYLDGEEVKSYNCPKSADYNETEADCMTNTDDKETRSYLTASIIRSPQETTEDQTCPASIRPNVRVNVKLLKSCIEKGDLEYLKTLQDDEPTVQNNELSQNQIVMGQNSESHCEQRSDLVEEGNSEYVPVDVKRLKSMFSEDKSHFQGNCGQSTSIFNASSRKCQYSTECNTEAFSHQQPNNTFRERGGQAAKDGVPHVDDRVHQAELAEVLDDADDISDLQTAIQNLQHVTKEAKSFHHSMEDTQKICIAESSEKPTDAKTAGSRLPQEDMNPQVESCIEISLGKIPLASDVSSGYELDWKHHNTERYPESNFPEKVKTAETCSKKSQECTEIEIQKQHIQIAASLNSSEKSPAPEEDEVVFQGKIQAALDSLEKSNINVTRGDFRAAMIYQNASKSHQRMSQNAETPNTKELCPVAEHKSSQVPPKQEVTRTMHEPSMGAVSQKRPTGPKPPLPPKPEHLKGKQGDDLPAVTRKPEATQSSTVRTKEPVPQDPHSSTTENKQRVFTSTNMLMDHQTNEPQVLQKIQERDQVQGSTVSFKDIGTDENIVNKQPEMSAMEKENLPQNALGKDINETDENHIDFHEACQKFEGKKASSVKTVPVKPKRHKSAHFDDKEPKDLPGGHSRGLTVSAQVDQKPAQIMTSPSSNTCGISAEKEDKLEKNTKHKVEMREKKRQTETEDERRQRLSVHMDEIMRGNITAAMEIFDNLRKQEQLQSILSRVEEIEQDTSNVDVKSLRRVFENVPDWVSSSDKKKQKRVRSENNEKPMQLPVEKTESKSSMEHVYGDLARASEEIMNLKEQTLAKLKDIEDAIKKALCSVSTLNSDSDIAGLSCLFTESLGNVQVPWTSGNVGKISNNSAQQSFITQKDTNARATQCASSETSSTQQSTPSSPAFISIQSAARKTDKIVPPETSTCLKCQPSPKTEERFRTTKMLTCNSAAQSEKTDTTKGRGKQSHSPQNINREVSVLEVQTDSESSSNVGTRTVTENYEKADEFGNKVYTSKTSTVRTPPLETLPTRSQTLTNPSTCQVSTYP, translated from the exons ATGTGCAGGGCTTGTGATGCAGCGGAAGTGTCTCCAGTCGTCGCAAGGAACGGACACATCT CTTTGTCCTGCTGTGAGGTGACCATGGAGTGGGACTGGGACATGAGGCGCACCCAGTCACTGAAGAGCATCCCGTCATCAAGTGACAAGCTCACCTGGACAGATGGAGGACTCCGGGACAAGGCAACATCTGTGTCCCAGTTAGTGGCCAG GTATCAGACTGCTGTGAAAAACAGCACATTACGCCGATCCGCTCCAGTAGAAACAGGCCAAGGAAAGACAAAGAACGTGTTAAATGAG ATGACATCCTCTCCTCTGCAAACTCGAGAGTCCCACCTGGAGTCTCTGATGAGGAGAAACAAAGAGAGGGAACAAACTCGGGGCAAAACCAATTTGTCCCGCAGTAAATCAATGGGCAGCCTTCAAACCGGCTCCGGGTCCATCGAGGCCCTCAGGGctgtgtttgagtcaaaatcGCCAGCACAAAAGAAAGTAAGGCGCAGCTTTAAAACTACTAATGTAACATTAAGTCCCACCGCAGACGTACCGATGATGAATGGAGAGGCTGAGGATGTgcagagagctgcagaggagaagaaaataCCCACAGGAAATAAGGCTAGAAAGGAGGCAAATGAGGATTATGTGGCTCAAAAG GTGGAGAATCAGACCCAAATGGAGAAGAGGAAAACAATAGCGGGTATCGATTTTGAAAAGATAGCAGCATCTGAAGCCT ATGAAAAGAGGAGGACAATTTCAGACTTCAGGGACAGCTCCTTCATCCAAACCAAAGAGATCCTGTCTGTGTCGGTCAAAGCCATGTCTGCTCTCTACATGTCAAAAGTCGCAACTCAGGACTCCACAAACAGTATTTCCAAG GAACAAGATCAGACATGTGAAtttcagaaaagagaaaaactcaGCAAG ATGGAGGAAGACTCCCAACAGAAGACCATAGACCATCTTCCACCTCAACCAGAGAGGCATGAAACAGTACCGGAAGACATTTCTGGAGAACATCCTCAACAATCCCAACTTTCCAAACAAATGCTGTACCaacaaaggcagaaaaatgagCTGAGAAGGCTCCTGAAGCACACTCAGCCGGAGCTGAAGACACTGGATGATGTTGTGGACGAGGAGTTTGCTGAGGTTTTGAGCTCAGAAACGGCGACAGCTGATGATATGACCGGATATGAGGGAGAGGTCCTTTCAAGACGCTTGATATTTGAGAGCCGTGGCTCCAGTGGCAATATGTCACCTTATACCGCAAAGATCCATATGGCACCGGGAGCAAAGGGAAAATGTGATTGTAGTAAAATATTGACTGTTTCTGAAAGCTCAAAGGACGAACCTTTGGTTCAATGTGTTTCTGAGATCATAGAGAATGATAATTCTTCTGATTTAAGGCCAGATTTTACCAAAGATGTTGAGGAAGAGGTGATAAGAGTAGATATTAAAGCCACGAGAAGCATATTTGAAAGTCAGTCCAGGCCAAATCCAGATGGGATCCAGGGAAATGTTTCTAACGAGAGaaaaacagtccaaaaaccaaacaaagtaTCCGAAATATCCTGTAAAGAAAATATACATGACAATaccaaaaatacaaactcaaaTTTGGAAGTACAATGCGGTCATGTAGGTCAGAGAGCCGAACTAGACTTTTCTGGCAGAGACAAATTTCACAGGGATGAGCCACTTTTTGAGGATGACTTCACAAGTTCAGATTCAGAAAGTcacagtgaaaaaataaaaacaagtgcgTCGCTTTTCCAAAATAACCCTTTCATTTCAACAAACATCGAGAGAGAGCATTCTTATGGGCATACATCAATACTTCCAAATGAAAATAGTGCAGCAGGCGAAGACTATCTGACTGCCAACGTAAAGAACAGAACCCATCTGTTTGAATCAATGCCGTTTGACAAAATTATGCGTCAGAACAGGGATGAAATTGAGATGATGGTGGAAATCATTAAAGAAACGTTGAATTTCCTCTATCAAGTAAAAGCCATTCAATCAGCTGGGGTGATTATTGAAGTAAACGACACAATGTTTGCTAAAAAGGCTAAATTCACACTAACAGAGCGTGGACCTGAGATCAAATATGATGAAGTGGCTGAAGGTGGTGCTCAAAACTTCATTCTCCAGTTGCTACCTCGAGTAAATTTAAAACCTCAGATCACTTACCTAAAGGAGGATAGCAAAGGGTCTATGAAGGCCACAGTGGTGGATGTTCTGGTTCACCATCGTCAggtaaatacaaagaaagacaCTGAATTCAAAACTGCCAATGTGGTTCAGCTTGTTGAAGATATTCTCAATCAAGACAACTCTCTAAGGAAAGGAGTGATCATTCAAGAAGATGTCAACAACAGTGCTGAAGTCATTGTTTATTCCCTCTACAAGTACCTGGATGGAGAGGAAGTGAAGAGTTACAACTGTCCAAAAAGTGcagattataatgaaacagAAGCAGACTGCATGACTAATACAGATGATAAAGAAACAAGAAGCTATCTTACAGCATCAATCATAAGGAGCCCTCAAGAAACCACAGAAGACCAAACCTGCCCAGCGTCAATCAGGCCAAATGTAAGAGTAAACGTAAAACTCCTTAAAAGCTGTATTGAAAAAGGTGACTTGGAGTATTTAAAAACTCTTCAGGATGACGAACCAACAGTTCAAAACAATGAACTTTCTCAAAACCAAATAGTCATGGGACAGAATAGCGAATCTCATTGTGAGCAAAGAAGCGATCTGGTTGAAGAAGGTAACTCAGAGTATGTTCCAGTGGATGTAAAGAGACTTAAAAGCATGTTCTCTGAAGATAAAAGTCATTTTCAGGGCAACTGTGGTCAATCTACCAGTATTTTTAATGCATCATCCAGAAAATGCCAGTACTCTACAGAATGCAATACTGAGGCATTCTCCCATCAACAACCTAACAATACCTTTAGGGAGAGGGGAGGTCAAGCAGCTAAAGACGGTGTACCACATGTTGATGACAGGGTTCACCAAGCTGAACTTGCAGAAGTATTAGATGATGCTGATGACATTTCTGACCTCCAAACTGCAATCCAAAACCTCCAACATGTCACAAAGGAGGCCAAGTCGTTTCATCACTCAATGGAAGATACACAAAAAATCTGTATTGCAGAATCATCAGAAAAACCCACTGATGCTAAGACAGCAGGTAGCAGATTACCTCAAGAAGATATGAACCCACAAGTGGAATCATGCATTGAAATTAGTTTGGGTAAAATCCCATTAGCTTCAGATGTTTCCTCAGGATATGAATTAGACTGGAAACACCATAACACAGAAAGGTACCCTGAGAGCAACTTTCCCGAGAAAGTAAAAACTGCTGAGACTTGCAGCAAGAAGAGTCAAGAATGCACAGAAATAGAAATTCAAAAGCAACACATTCAAATAGCAGCCTCTTTAAATAGTTCAGAAAAATCACCTGCACCAGAAGAAGATGAAGTTGTTTTTCAGGGTAAAATTCAAGCAGCTTTGGACTCCTTGGAAAAGTCCAACATTAATGTCACAAGAGGAGATTTTAGAGCAGCTATGATATACCAAAATGCTTCCAAATCCCATCAAAGAATGTCACAAAATGCTGAAACTCCAAATACTAAAGAGCTTTGCCCCGTGGCTGAACATAAATCAAGTCAAGTACCACCAAAGCAAGAAGTGACTAGAACCATGCATGAACCCAGTATGGGTGCTGTTTCACAGAAAAGACCCACTGGTCCAAAGCCACCTCTTCCACCTAAACCTGAGCATCTGAAGGGAAAACAAGGAGATGATCTGCCAGCTGTCACAAGGAAGCCAGAAGCAACCCAAAGTAGTACTGTAAGAACCAAGGAACCAGTTCCTCAAGATCCTCATTCATCCACAACTGAGAATAAGCAACGTGTGTTTACATCGACCAACATGTTGATGGATCACCAAACTAATGAGCCACAGGTGTTGCAGAAAATCCAAGAGCGGGATCAAGTTCAAGGTTCGACTGTGTCCTTCAAAGATATTGGAACTGATGAGAacattgtaaacaaacaacCGGAGATGAGTGCCATGGAAAAGGAAAACCTCCCACAGAACGCACTGGGAAAAGACATAAATGAAACAGATGAAAACCATATAGATTTTCATGAAGCATGTCAAAAATTTGAAGGTAAAAAGGCATCTTCAGTTAAGACTGTTCCAGTGAAGCCAAAAAGACATAAAAGTGCCCACTTTGATGACAAAGAGCCAAAAGACTTACCAGGAGGCCACTCTAGAGGTCTAACTGTTTCAGCACAAGTGGATCAAAAACCAGCTCAAATAATGACTAGTCCATCATCTAACACCTGTGGAATAAGTGCTGAGAAAGAAGACAAGCTTGAAAAAAACACCAAGCACAAAGTTGAGatgagggaaaagaaaagacagacagagacagaggatGAACGCAGACAGCGATTGTCTGTACACATGGATGAAATTATGAGAGGGAACATAACAGCAGCCATGGAAATTTTTGACAACTTGCGAAagcaggagcagctgcagagcaTTCTCAGTCGAGTTGAAGAAATTGAGCAGGATACAAGCAACGTCGATGTGAAGTCTCTAAGGAGAGTGTTCGAGAATGTCCCTGATTGGGTTTCCAGCtctgataaaaagaaacaaaaaagggtcagatcagaaaataatgaaaaaccaATGCAATTACCagtagaaaaaacagaaagcaagtCATCGATGGAACATGTCTATGGAGATCTTGCACGCGCTAGTGAGGAAATCATGAATCTAAAAGAGCAGACTTTAGCCAAACTTAAGGACATAGAGGATGCCATTAAAAAGGCACTTTGTTCTGTGTCTACACTGAATTCAGACTCAGATATTGCAGGTTTATCGTGTCTTTTCACAGAGTCTTTAGGGAATGTGCAAGTACCTTGGACTTCTGGCAATGTTGGCAAAATTAGCAACAACTCAGCACAGCAAAGTTTCATCAcccaaaaagacacaaatgcaCGAGCTACTCAGTGTGCAAGCTCTGAAACATCCTCTACACAACAAAGCACTCCATCTTCACCTGCGTTTATCTCCATTCAATCAGCAGCTAGAAAGACGGATAAAATTGTGCCTCCGGAAACTTCGACCTGTCTGAAGTGTCAGCCAAGTCCAAAGACAGAGGAGAGATTTCGAACAACGAAGATGTTGACGTGCAACAGCGCCGCTCAGAGtgaaaaaacagacacaacaaaAGGCAGGGGGAAACAATCACACAGCCCACAAAACATTAATCGAGAGGTCAGTGTGCTGGAGGTGCAAACTGACAGTGAAAGCAGCAGTAATGTGGGAACAAGAACAGTCACAGAGAACTATGAGAAGGCTGATGAGTTTGGTAACAAAGTTTACACATCCAAAACCTCGACGGTCCGAACTCCTCCACTAGAAACTTTACCAACAAGAAGTCAGACTCTTACCAATCCGTCAACGTGTCAGGTCTCCACATATCCATAG
- the LOC108230444 gene encoding LIM domain-containing protein isoform X4, whose product MCRACDAAEVSPVVARNGHISLSCCEVTMEWDWDMRRTQSLKSIPSSSDKLTWTDGGLRDKATSVSQLVARYQTAVKNSTLRRSAPVETGQGKTKNVLNEMTSSPLQTRESHLESLMRRNKEREQTRGKTNLSRSKSMGSLQTGSGSIEALRAVFESKSPAQKKVRRSFKTTNVTLSPTADVPMMNGEAEDVQRAAEEKKIPTGNKARKEANEDYVAQKVENQTQMEKRKTIAGIDFEKIAASEAYEKRRTISDFRDSSFIQTKEILSVSVKAMSALYMSKVATQDSTNSISKEQDQTCEFQKREKLSKFQPACRETCSACLKPVYQMEKIAADKYIFHKSCFCCKKCKKKLSMYSYAPLNGEFYCIFHYQQLFKRKGNYDEGFGHTQHKNKWLLRSTSNTGTDDSEA is encoded by the exons ATGTGCAGGGCTTGTGATGCAGCGGAAGTGTCTCCAGTCGTCGCAAGGAACGGACACATCT CTTTGTCCTGCTGTGAGGTGACCATGGAGTGGGACTGGGACATGAGGCGCACCCAGTCACTGAAGAGCATCCCGTCATCAAGTGACAAGCTCACCTGGACAGATGGAGGACTCCGGGACAAGGCAACATCTGTGTCCCAGTTAGTGGCCAG GTATCAGACTGCTGTGAAAAACAGCACATTACGCCGATCCGCTCCAGTAGAAACAGGCCAAGGAAAGACAAAGAACGTGTTAAATGAG ATGACATCCTCTCCTCTGCAAACTCGAGAGTCCCACCTGGAGTCTCTGATGAGGAGAAACAAAGAGAGGGAACAAACTCGGGGCAAAACCAATTTGTCCCGCAGTAAATCAATGGGCAGCCTTCAAACCGGCTCCGGGTCCATCGAGGCCCTCAGGGctgtgtttgagtcaaaatcGCCAGCACAAAAGAAAGTAAGGCGCAGCTTTAAAACTACTAATGTAACATTAAGTCCCACCGCAGACGTACCGATGATGAATGGAGAGGCTGAGGATGTgcagagagctgcagaggagaagaaaataCCCACAGGAAATAAGGCTAGAAAGGAGGCAAATGAGGATTATGTGGCTCAAAAG GTGGAGAATCAGACCCAAATGGAGAAGAGGAAAACAATAGCGGGTATCGATTTTGAAAAGATAGCAGCATCTGAAGCCT ATGAAAAGAGGAGGACAATTTCAGACTTCAGGGACAGCTCCTTCATCCAAACCAAAGAGATCCTGTCTGTGTCGGTCAAAGCCATGTCTGCTCTCTACATGTCAAAAGTCGCAACTCAGGACTCCACAAACAGTATTTCCAAG GAACAAGATCAGACATGTGAAtttcagaaaagagaaaaactcaGCAAG TTTCAACCAGCCTGCCGAGAGACGTGCTCGGCCTGTCTGAAGCCAGTTTATCAGATGGAAAAAATTGCTGCagacaaatacattttccaCAAAAGTTGCTTCTGCTGTAAAAAGTGCAAGAAAAAATTAAG CATGTACAGTTACGCGCCATTAAACGGTGAATTCTACTGCATATTTCACTACCAACAACTGTTCAAACGAAAGGGGAATTACGATGAGGGCTTCGGACACACTCAACACAAGAACAAATGGCTTCTAAGGAGCACGTCCAACACAGGGACTGATGACTCTGAGGCGTAA